A section of the Borrelia turicatae 91E135 genome encodes:
- a CDS encoding terminase: MKGEQLVDEVSSSNGPSSDVNNNKDLVTISVEEYEKLISDSKRLPDMISREDFERRLAEAESNFTKARKQAEKQAEVDAFKDSKLLAHLEKACEQYEITPPFANASSIKDAKLAFLDAMKKKYSIKFRVDESGDLDSQIENISLLVQELTAYKQMVNSRNRYVGKIINNTKAQRHKERLIPREVVHG, encoded by the coding sequence ATGAAGGGTGAACAATTAGTTGATGAAGTATCCTCGTCAAATGGTCCGTCTTCTGATGTTAACAATAATAAAGATTTGGTAACAATTTCTGTTGAAGAATATGAGAAATTAATATCAGATTCTAAAAGATTGCCAGATATGATATCAAGGGAGGATTTTGAGAGAAGATTAGCTGAAGCTGAGAGTAATTTTACTAAAGCTCGCAAACAAGCTGAAAAACAGGCTGAAGTTGATGCTTTTAAAGATTCTAAACTTTTAGCACACTTAGAGAAAGCCTGCGAGCAGTATGAAATTACTCCTCCATTTGCTAATGCAAGTAGTATTAAGGATGCGAAATTGGCATTCTTAGATGCTATGAAGAAGAAATATAGCATCAAATTTAGGGTAGATGAATCTGGTGATCTTGATTCACAGATTGAGAATATAAGTTTACTTGTACAAGAACTTACAGCTTACAAACAAATGGTAAATTCTCGCAATAGATATGTTGGGAAGATCATAAATAATACTAAAGCACAAAGACATAAGGAGAGACTTATTCCTAGGGAGGTTGTACATGGCTAA
- a CDS encoding phage cement protein: protein MANFDFTKVEKNFTPGLEHKSGLHQTETGIVDVGSDPVGPGDLVVSSKSSSMGDILVKKATSSTVSASSNNVHVIRGFAMRKTNIASHEVENYLPGELIPIRRSGEVAVTLDTSFSDPKIGQYVFLKSGKLSKEGKGGIQVGRIKDVGTSTTTGSGKVVLLDIQIGTEYDSSGNRKFSS, encoded by the coding sequence ATGGCTAATTTTGATTTTACTAAAGTAGAGAAAAATTTTACCCCAGGACTTGAGCATAAATCTGGACTGCATCAAACTGAGACTGGAATAGTTGATGTTGGCTCAGATCCTGTAGGTCCTGGAGATTTAGTAGTATCGAGTAAATCATCTTCTATGGGAGATATTTTAGTAAAAAAAGCAACATCTAGTACAGTTAGCGCTTCTTCAAACAACGTTCATGTTATTCGTGGATTTGCTATGAGAAAGACAAATATAGCATCGCATGAGGTGGAGAATTATTTACCAGGTGAACTAATTCCGATTAGACGAAGTGGTGAAGTAGCAGTAACCCTTGATACATCTTTCTCAGATCCTAAAATTGGTCAGTACGTATTCCTTAAATCAGGAAAACTCTCTAAAGAGGGAAAGGGAGGAATTCAGGTTGGAAGAATTAAGGATGTGGGCACTAGTACTACTACTGGTTCGGGTAAGGTAGTGCTATTAGATATTCAGATTGGGACTGAATATGATTCTAGTGGTAATAGAAAATTTTCTTCATAA